The DNA region GTTTGTCCGGGCGGATAGATTCTGGAGGCAGGCTACGGGCCGGGTCCCCGCCTGCGACAGTTCTGCCTGGCTGAAAGGGATGCCGGTCATGTCTCTGGACGGGCGCCGGTGGCAGGTCCTCGCTGAGATCAATTCCGATGGCGGTCTGATCGACGCGGCGGACGCGGCGCGGCGGGTGTGTGACTACTGCCTGCGCCGGTCCGGGGCCAGCGACGTGGCATTGAGCCTGATGACGTCCACCAGGGCGGTTCACCTGGTCGCTTCCGCCGGACCACGCGGCGGGGAGTTGTCCCGGCTGCAGTTCACGATGGGCGAGGGTCCGTGCCTGGACGCTTATGACAGCGGCCAGGTGGTGCCGGTCGCCGACCTCGACGACGCGGCGGTGGCCCGGGTTCAGCACCATCGCGAATGAGGCCGGGATCCGTTCGGTGACCTCGGTCCCGCTCCAGTCGGCCGGCACCACTATCGGCAGCCTGGACCTGACCTGGGACAGTCCCGGCGCCCTGACCGAGGACATGCTGGCCGACGTGCTGCTCGCCGCCGACGTCGCGACCAAAGCGCTGCTGCTGATGCACTCCAGCTCCAACGGGAATGACGCCCTCGACGGTCTTCTCGCCGACATCGCCGGTGAGTCGATGGCGGTGCACCAAGCCTCGGGCTACCTGTGCGCAGACTTGGACATCAGTGTGGGTAAGGCCTTGTCCCGGCTGCGCGCGCACGCGATGTCCACCGGCACATCGTTGTACGAACTCGCCCATCAAATATTGAGCGGAACGGTGAGGTTACCGCGATGAACTCCGCACCCGGATCCCCCAAACCCACCGCCGAGGCCGACCTCGGCCGTGAGGCGCTATTGGCCCGCGCCCTGGTAGAACTGGCCAACACCCTGATCCACCAGTTCGACGTGGTGGAGTTCCTGCACCGGCTCACCACCCACGCGGTACTGCTGACCCCCGCGGAAACCGCCGGGGTGGCCCTGGTCGAT from Amycolatopsis sp. EV170708-02-1 includes:
- a CDS encoding ANTAR domain-containing protein, which encodes MTSVPLQSAGTTIGSLDLTWDSPGALTEDMLADVLLAADVATKALLLMHSSSNGNDALDGLLADIAGESMAVHQASGYLCADLDISVGKALSRLRAHAMSTGTSLYELAHQILSGTVRLPR